In Oreochromis aureus strain Israel breed Guangdong linkage group 6, ZZ_aureus, whole genome shotgun sequence, the genomic window TGAGACTTTTCCTTATAGTCCATTTTCGATGCCAAGGAAGcgctcacacacaaaaacgAACAAAGAAAGGAGTTTGTGTTTAAGCTGACGTTGTTTGAAAGACACGATTCCTCCGTCTGTGCGTGCGCGTGGCACCATGTCACCCTGCGTGTGTTAAAAGCTGTGCAGATGGCATTAAACCTCAATATCCTGCACCGAGTCATATGTTAAGATCCGGGCTTGCGGAAGATATCACCGTGTTTGATCATAGATAGACATCAAACCGAggttgcttgtttgttttttgcgttCTTGGGTTATATGAGCGATGGTTTTGATGATCATTGCGCtctatttgttgttgttgttgttgttgttgttttatggtACCATGACCCACATGGTTTCGACGGTGATGTGGAAATGTGCAGCCCACTCCTGAATACGAGCCAACAGGGAAGCCTTATATAAGCTCTGCGTTGCAGTGCATTTAAATGTTACATAAGAAATGTATTGTTAGCGTCACGGTTGTATGGATCACACTTACCATAATCTCCCATTGGTTTGTGTTTGCCTGAAAACGCCCTGCAGCTGCCTGTCCCGAGGTTATATCTGTGCagactacatatatatatctgtgaCACCCCACATGGTGCATTATTGGTATGTCATAGTAGTGAGAGCATGTGTGCACGGATGGGCTTTTCTGCATTAACTTCCTTGAAGGTCAAGCCTCCATTGATGAGGTTGCGACAGACACCGTCAAAGAGTCTATTGtctggcctggaaaacaagaagGAGAACGGCTCCTCGTTAGATCGTGGATCAGTCTGAGCTCACACAGGAGTGGGTGTAAAGTCTTATTAATCCGCCCAGATGATCAGACCTTTAGGCCGTTTCTGTCAGTTCTGCAACAAGTTGCTGCTGTTAGGTGTTAATTAAGGTGtaataaaatgaattattaGTGGCTGAAGTGATGGCTTCGCACTGCCAGAACATCCCATTTACAGGGTTGAAATGGGAACTTCTGCAACAGAACAAACCTCTCCTCGCTTTCAAAACAGTGCCAAGTGCAAAAGTATTTGACCCTGGAAATCGTTTTGGAGCTTCTTGCAGCTTTTATTCTTATTAAACCAACACAATCAACTAATGACAGCACGTTTGTATTTATCCTCCTCTTTATGGTCATCTGGCGTGGATTTAAAAAGgcttctgtaaaaaaaaaaaaaacttggtcTAAAAATTAGACCCTGCCCTTGTGAGCAGGATGTTTCCCCACAGTGTGGGAGCAGGTCTGTGATCTCTTCAGAGAGGGAACATGTGTATAAATGTGCATTAAGGGCATCATGGCCATAAACCTCTTCGTGGCCGCTCTTCTTTTGTTACCTCTTGTCTCACATTtgtgaaaaacatgtttgcacacACCGTCCGCCGGCATTCAGGCCCTTTAGTTCGTAAGCAGAGCAAACCGCCCGTGCTTGACAACACACGAGTGATTGGCTGATGATAACAAAACGAGCCATCAGCATCTCGACTGTTTATCAGAGTAGCTCTAATCTTTTGTGAGCACTTTATCATTGTCGTTGTTGTTCTGCAACCAGCAAACGTTTCcagcataaaaaataaaaacaaggactgtgcactttttttcttcctttttttttttttttcctttttttttttgttgcacatGTGTGGCCTGCTTGTGAGCCCGCTGCAGTTGTATATTTAAGCACAAATCACCATCCAAGTTTAGGCCAAGTGCCTGGAACatgtttttaaggaaaaattCAGTCGGGGTTTCCTTTCATTAAACTGAAATGACAGTTAAACCTCAAAGACATCCACACCCTACCCCCTCTTTTATCATGGTGCAGATGCTTGTTTGGCCCCAAAGGACATCCCACTCACATTTGCTTGAGTTAATGGAGAAAgatgtatttaaatatttacagcTACTCTTGATTTTAACCCTCTGAAACTGAGAGTAGTAGTTTGTGCTGTACATATTTACCTTTTGTGAAGCCCTCATATGTGCAGACTACACCTGAGTGTGAGTATTTGTTAGAGGGTAGGGTGTGTCAGCTAAAGCTTTTTTTGAGAGTGAACATGTTAAATATATCCGTCATCTACACATCACTGGCTTTGAATATGTCATAAGACGTGCAGACATTGTGCTTTGACTAAAAAGAACTTGCTGTACTTGCTGCATACTTGCATACATCTAACTTCATACTTGGGCAGCACATGTGCTATATTTACAGCTTTGATAAACTAGGTGCGTCCCTTTGGAGGAATGTGAAAACTCTGCTCCAGTGACCTTCTTCTCATTCATGCACGCCTTGGTCGTGCAGATACTTAAAACTGAACTGGGCCGATCATGTTCTCTGCCAGTGAATAGCTCCCATACGTGATGCAGGGCAGAGGTCCTGTGCTGGCCTGCGTCTgcctgtgtctgtatgtgtgttaaGTGGGTGGGAGGGGGAGGTTTCCATTGGGTGCTCTAGTAGGTGTGCAGTCTTGGTGTTAAAGACTAGAGTGCAATTTGTTGCTGCAGTTTTACAGGACTGCAACGGTGACACGCAGGCCTGTTTTAAGAAGACAGCCACGTGGTCTTTGTGGAGTCTAAAAGTTAGCAGGCTTGGTTGGATTTGCTTACACTTGCTTATGCAACTCTTGTCTTGGCAAacggctttttttctttttttcctctgtgccTTCTCATTTTTCTGCTCCTTTCCAGTTGGTCAGTTGTGTGTTTGGCACTTTGCGATTGGGTAGTTCCTAATTTACTGCCCCGACAGGCCCTTGTAGCCTGTGctggggagggaggaggaggaaccAAAGGAGGAGGTGACACATGGTCGGTTGTTTACAGATTTTGGAAGGCCAGGGTGTGGTGCTACTTTTACTTCAACAGGTTAAATCAGGATGGTGTCCtccttccttttctttgttACTAACTTTACTGTGAACTCTGCAGATGTGTTGTTTTGTAGTAatatcatttaaaaagaaaaaagaaaggcagGAAACCACAAGTTACAGTTggttctcctttttttcccttttttttggaTACTTATCTGTTGCTGCGactccctgtgtgtgttttcagcttGTCCTTATAATCTATATGGCCGTAACTCCACAAACTTCCTTTTGGAGCCATGCATTGGGGTGCTGAGTATTAATTTCACCCTCAGGCATTCCTCCTGCTGCTTTCCTTCACTCCTACAGTGCTGTCATGTGATCACTCATGGACCCAGCCATGCCATATGTAGTCAAGTCCACTCTAGCTACACCCCACAGATCGCGAGAAGATAGAGGagttaaaaaaccaaaaaaaactgGTGTCAGCATTTCTACAGCATGTGTTCTCCTTTGGCCgctccctcctccctcccatGCCTGCATCGCAGCTCCAGTCACACTTGctggtttgttgtttgtttcacCACGCTTGCAAGAAGCTAACTTGAGGTTAATTTTTTGAAacgttcccttttttttttttttttcctccatacaCCCATAGAAGAGAAGCGTATTAAAATACCGACTCAATCCACCTTATGTCTTCTGATATTGCTGGTGAGTGTCACAAAACCATGCGTGTGAGTAAGTTTGCACTGCAGACTTCCTGAAtaatgttttgtctgttttgtgacCTTTGGTTTGCTGTGCAAAACGCTGCCCTCACACACGCAGGTGGACAGAAAGCCAGTGTATTAGCTGAAGGGTTAAAGGAGTTTGCTTGTGCAGTTTGCAGAGGACGCACTTGATTGTTTGCAAATGCAAGCAGAATTAAGACTGCAAGTTGGCCCATAAACCTTCGATATGTAATGTTTCACTATAGTcatgcagctgtttttatgcagaaaaagtcacAGAGCGAGATGTCTTGCACAACACCGATAGGTTAAATGTTGCCATGTCCTCTTGCCAGAGTGAGTCTTGGCTTTGTAAACATCCCCGGGAAATACAGTCACCATTAACTGCTCAGGCTTGCAGCCAAACTTGGCTTTAGTAACAGAGCTGCACCTTTTAAACtcactttttaaattgtatttattttttttgtgtgtttcactcAGACTTTAGCAGTTTTTATGAAAGTTACTTACCCCAGAAATCAGTCCACTGCTGTAGGTGATTTGAGTCGTCTGTGTTATTGTATAGAAAACTagtgctgggttttttttttagactcgTGTGTTGTTACTAAATAGTAGGTTAATGTTTACCTTTTATTGTGGCTTCCGTTCTTGTCAGTGTGTCCTTCGTTTttttgcagtcgtcacacaccCCTTATGGTCTACACTTGGTGAACACTTGagtgttgatgtttttttttaaaaaaagaaaaaaggtcaaCAAGAAAgggattcatttttttttttaaagtcgcTCAAATAATATTTAAAGTTCACAGAAATTCACTGTGAGAAACCATTTTTAAAGGCGACGTTGATAGACGATctatccaccaatcagaaaactccctttgaacaggaagaaacctccagcagaaccagcctcagggaagggcagccatctgctgcgaccggttggggttaGGGGAGGGAGACGGGACAAAGACATACTATGAAAAACGATATATTTATTGTCTGCATACTTGTGGCCATTCTGTGTACTTTTATAAGGCTGTCGGTCACAGTGTAGACCAGTTCATTAACAAACAAATCCACTCTTCTCACTACAGGGATCTTTGGTCCCGGTGGCACCGTGGCGGAGGCTAACCATCCATACAGCGATGACGACGACGCGCTGAATGAGGTCGAGGTGAACGGCAACTGGACGCCCCAGGAAAAGGCGCTCCATGAGGCTCGTCTGAAAGCTAAAGCCAAACGTCGCCTGCGCAAATCCTCGTCTCGCAACTCCACCAGCGAGTCTTTCTCAGAGTCGGGAGAAGTGGCGGGTGGTGACCCGCACAGCCCGAAAGGAAAAGTCAACACCAATGACCGGAAATCCAGGACGGGCAAAGGCAGAGGCCTGCCAAAAAAAGGTATAATTTGCAGTCTGCTGCGATTTTCAGCCCTTTTTCCATTAGTTTCTACTTGGATCGGCTCAACGCGACTCAAGGGGCTGTTATAGCAACACAACAGAACGTCCAGTGACATCATTTGCTTGCGACACGAATGCCACAACAAAGGTGGACATTGAGGTGATTGCATACCTGCTCTTCACTCTGTGGCATTTTGTCAGACTCGAGGACCACAGTGTTGTTTCTGTGCAGCCATTTCCCCTCGATGCTGGGTTTCAAAAATGACATCACTTTTTCAGGTCGCCTCAGATTGCTTGGAATCTCACCCGAGTAGGTACTTAAAAAGTACTCGGTACCAGGTAAAACCCTAAAAACCATGTTGAGTCGTGCCGAGTAGATAGTAATGGAAAAGGGTTATTAGGGATGTACCTTCTTTTAGGGCTGTCCGATATAAcaatatatatcggatgacgatatgaaaACGTCTATAGTTTCATATTATGCTGACTCTCTGTGTTCAGGTGGGGCAGGTGGTAAAGGAGTTTGGGGAGCTGCTGGGATGGTTTACGAAGATGAGGAGCCCGACATACACGACCCCAACTATGATGAATCTTCTCAGGTGAGGCTGCTGGGGGGGGAggttgttttgtcttttaacaCTTCAGATTATCTGCTAGCAGGTTTGTTTTATATCTAAGTCCTTTGCTTTCAAATACTGGCATCCAGCAGTCAGTGCATTGGATGGCACCCTTTATCTCTTTATGTCCACGTTCTGATACTGAACTGCTGATGAAATGCGTTGTAATCCATCTTCCATGCTACGCAGAAACACTGGAAATGTTGACAGTAGGATTTCCCGGGAAATACAAGACtgttttcatatcaaaaatattaacaagcTTTGTTTGAAACCCGTTAAAAAAAATTGGTCTGCTAGCACGATTCTTAAATCCAGATGGCTCCGTCCCATTGCAGTCAACACTATTTGCAATCTTTAACCCCGTTATCATCCATGTGACGCCGAAAGCCGAGTTTGTTTGTCTCCTGCTGCACTTGCGACTGAATGCGGACTGGGAACGGCGCTTCTGTCTGTTAAATGCTGATAACAGTTTGGAAATGGCTCAGAAAAGCCGGTGTGATTTCGGCCTTGACTGGAACACGAAGGTGGTGTAAAGATATCGACTGTTAAAAGGGAACTGGGACAGAGTGGTACAGAAAAATAGACGAGACATGTGCAGACTGTGGCCTTTGAATCAGGCTGCACGGATCACCTGATAAAGGAGTTGCCCAGAAATGGGAACTGTAACACGCTGGAATGCCTCTTTCCTCTTCTTTGACTAATTCTTTTTAGGAGATGGTTTTTCCTTGAAGTAACTCAAATAATTAAGAGGACTTGTAGAAATGAATACGTTACCCCGCACTGAGATTATAATTTATGCTCCAGGTTGTGCAAAACCTCAGCTGAACGTTAGTTTACTCATATCCTTGGAATTCGTAAATATAAGTGTTGAGACAGAAGTTTAGGTTACACTAAAGCTCACTGGTAGCCCGTTTTCAGTCAGTGTTATGTTTACACCTCTTCTGTGGAATTTTTGGTATGCCCAAAAAGGAAAAGTTTTCAATAGAAGAACTGAAAGGTCAAAATGGTTGAGAGACTTTCAAAGGTAACAACTTCTGGTTTCTTTGGgcagaaacacaaactcagTATGAGTCTTGCACAGCTCTCTGGGGATCTGGTGGATGTTCAGAGCTTtaataaaggaaagaaaagcacCTCAAGAATGAATATGGATGCTCTTGTGAAAACTCCAGTGAAAAATATCTTGTATATCACGCAGTTATACTAAGTTGGCTCATACAGTACAGTGCAAAAGCCTtgagtcacccctcatttcttcgTATTTTAGAAGAATTTTCTTTAAgctacttaacactgacctacgactcattcaagcataaaaaagccaCCTAATtcaaggatgaaccagtgttgtctacacataacaaaaACAATTCAAGCATTTTGTTGCTACAAGTCCACACAGTGTGTTCCCATTTCTTGAGTTCAATCTATAAGAACACTAAAGATAACAGGCTGACTGTCATAAAGATGAATTTTTGGACCAATAAGGTAATTTCCTAAGAGctattaggcttaaaacttaaacttaaaacttaaattatctacagcagatgaaagtAAAGCCTGACACCTTGgacatcagaaatggtctcagtggaagggtaaCTCTCAAGAAGGCTGAGGAataccaaattacacaagaaatgggctgaaaatcagttttaatgggtcttatggagtgatgaatccaaactTAAAACTTTTAGTTCAAATCAATGCCACtatgtacagaggaggtcaggagagaggcaCAACAGTGAGTGTATACAGCCATCAGTAAAACATGGGAGATTCAAtaacatctggaaagcatcCAAGAGAACggggttaaaaaaataaataaataaataaaaaataaaaataaaaaaaataaaaggcagccagcatccaaagaagagctttgaatgtccttccaGGATCTTGGGAActgttcctgaagactacttaaagaaattacagcgAAGCTTGCCTCAGAAGAATAAAGgtgtccgttctgaattttgaCTCTTAAGCTCATTAGAATTATACAAACTCTGTTATTGACTGTTTTACCGTGTACAGAATGTTTGCACGTTTCAGTAAAccactgcacctatttccccattttcctagcaaagtataaagaaatgaggggtggctcaagacttttgcacagtactgtaagtTGAACTGACTGTGTATTTTAGAATTGTTGAAAATACTTCATATAATCCTGAAACAAAGCTGATGAGAAATTCAATAATGAACGTGCATCCGCTCTGCTGTGCGTGCTTGTTTCTGACTGATGccgtgtgtggtttttttttttttacacagggGGACACGGTCTACGAGACAGTCGTGCCCGAGATAGACGAGAAGGAACTTGAGAAAATGGTGAACCCGATTGTACAGGAGTACTTTGAGCACGGGGACACAAAAGAGGTTCAGgtaaataattataataaagctTTTGAACTCTGTGCATGCTGACCAAGAGTGAGcaggtttaaagaaaaaagctggATGACCGAAGTAATGTGGAGCTTTTAACCTCAGGTTTATTGGGCTGTACTCACTTTAAGCATGGGTGCCAAGCACACGAAggctctccctctctcagtgGCCTCCACTCGCACTGTGCTTTGATTGTCTGGGCCTGATTAGGCTTCggtttgtgcttttcaaaagcAAGAGAcacaatgtgtttgtgttttggggtcatttttgaaaaTGCTTAAACTGTAGAAACTAAATGCAGTTCTCCCTCCGAACCCTATCAGATGCTGTTGAAGGAGCTCAATTTGGGCCAGCACAAGTACGAGTTCTCCTCTCTGGCTGTGTCCCTGTCCCTCGAAGGCAAGGCGAGCCACAGAGAACTGACCTCCCGCCTGCTGTCTGATCTGTCGGGGAAGATGCTGTCGCAAAGTGAGATGGGGCGAGCTTTTGACAAGATGCTTAAAGAGCTCCCGGACCTCATCCTGGACACACCGGATGCCCCGCAGGTAGAGCTAATGCATGATGGGAAGAAGCAGTCACAGATATGCTACCAAATCTAACTGTGTGCTTCAGAGGGTGGAGAGGCACTGCAGGGTTTAACAGGCTTAAAAGATCAACCGTGGTTAAGTGTAAACCACTCCTTTTTATCCCAAAGGTGCACACAAATCCTCTTCAAATATTACACATGCTCTTTGTATCTTTCCTCTATTACTAGGCAGCAAAATGTTGCATACTAGATCGCCACCTTCAGCAGTGAAGAGGCCTAATAAATTTAAGAGCtaaaactaaataataaaacaaatgttagtCGGGCATGTTTGTTACGCTGGCTTCACTTGGTTTGCTTaatcttttcttctgtttcttgcAGATGTTAGGCCAGTTTATAGCCAGAGCCATCGCAGACCACGTCCTCCCCATGTCATTCCTGGACTGCTACAAGGGCAAAGTGGACTGTGAGCATGCCAGGTGAAAGCCGCAGTTCACCGCGTTGTAAGAAAGGCTGTATTGTGCCCCTGCCACCCTTCCCCTCCACCTAACTGTGATCCTTTTCTTTAGAGTGGCTTTAGACCGCGCTGCAGTGCTGCTGTCCATGAAGAGGGAGATGGTTCGCCTGGACAACGTGTGGGGTGTAGGTGGAGGTCTGAGACCTGTCAAACATCTCATCAAAGAGGTAAGCCCCACCCCATTCAGAAACCGATAAGTCGCTCGCTTGTGATATCATAGTGAATCCCTCACAAGTGTGTACCCACATTATGTAATGTAAACAGGGTGAAAATGGTGCATGCTGGGTAGAGAGCCACAGTCTAGCTGCTGTGTCAGCAAAGATTTTTCTCCCCTGAGAAGTGAGAatttccccccccaaaaaataggGCATGGGAGGGGCagacataaacaaacacactctCACAGGCGAGTCTCTTTCTGCCAAATCAATACAATAAACAGTGTGTGAGAATATaaacatgatttaatttaaatcaCCTTATAAGCgtcaacatattttaaaaaacccaaTGTGTCCTGCAATAacctaataaataaatgattaaaattaAGGCAGTCTCAATTGATTCCTCTCCTTGTGTCTTGATCCCTCCCACTAAAGGTGTGAGGAGAGGAGGCGAGGGAAAGACACAAGGAGACAGGATTTGTCGCAACAGGCAAGccttctctctcctctgctcGTGTGATGCCCATTATGAACTGAGACACGCTTTAACGTGGCGTACTGAAATTGGTTTCTAGGTCGCAGGCCGGAGGATGGAGGACAGAGGATTAGTGCAGAGTGTACTGTGCAACTTCATGTACTTAGGTCCATATGTTTCTGGACAGTGATGACATTTTTGCGTCCGTACAAGCAAACATAttgattaatttttttaaattttttttttaaataaaaagttgtGACTGaaattttctcctttttaaatTATGGGGTTTAAAAAACTGTATTAATTGCTTAAAAATTGGGTTTTGTTGTCACCCTGCCAGGTGGGCAGGGGCAATGGACACGTACgtttgtgaatgcaataacGCGAGAGCGATGCGATGTAGGAGTTTTGAAATGATACCATAGGTTCATCTACTTCAAATCTCGGGACAAGTTTGAATCTTACTGACCTGGACCTAAGGATCAGGGGTCAGAGGTAAAGTTTTATGAAAATCTACTGAATTTGATAACTTGACAACAAGGCGacataggattttgaaattgataccatagctGTGTCTGCTGGGAGGCTGAGGGCCAGCACTTGTGGTCGCCAGTATTTTTATGCACAATGACCTGCTTTTTTCCAGAAGCTCCAAATCAATTCAGCTGACTGATGAGCAATTTCATGGCCAGGTGAGGCCTATTCTCTTATTTAATGGCAGCTGATCCATCTGGAGATCATCACATAAGAGGTTAATTGAAAATGTTAGATTTCTGTTTTATAGCTTggcactttaattttaaatatgaggCTTGAGGAGATGTCAGTGCAGTAGAGGCAGTGTatcattaggctgaaaaactaaaataaaccaGTTGGAGAGAACAAAAACTTCAGGAGTGACCAGATCAGCAATCTGCTGCATTCTCAACAACACCAAAAAAAGACCACAGTTTCTGTGAGTTTCACTCAAGAACAAGAAGTGCAGATTAAGACTTTGGGGGGGAAAATGATTTGGACTGATGATTAACTAAAGTGCGCTTAGAGAAGAGAAACGACTCATAATCCAAAACATACATGATGATCATCGTAGAGGCAGCATTACAACACAGGTGCGTATGCAGCCGGcccactagtgtttattgatgatgtggctgctgatagaagtagcaggatgGACTGAAGTGGACGGGGCTATGCTCTCTGTTCAGATTCGGCCAAATTCTGCAAAACCAATTGGACAACGCTTCACAGTGCAAGTAGATAATGAGTCAAAGCCCTGCAAAAGCAACTCTAGATTTTCTCAAGGCAGAGAAATGAGATACTCAggggccaagtcagtcacctgatctcaacccaGTAGAGCGTGATTTTTAGTTggtaaagacaaaactgaaggcagaaaAACCCACAAACACGCAGCGACTGAAGGCAGAGCATCTCAAGGGAGGAGACGCAGCATTTGGCTTCCAGACTTTAGGCAGTCAAATGCACTGCAAAGGATTTTTCATCCAAATATGAAAACAGTCTTTATGTTTAAAATTGTTAGTTTGTCCAATTATGTttaagcctctgaaaatggagggctgtgtataaaaatggctgtaattgtTAGACAGTTAACACAATACTCTtgttaaaccccttgaattaaagctgaaagtctgcacttcagtcacagtttccttttttttttttaaacttattttttattgaaaatggCTTAATAAGTAATCATTTGTGTGCGCGCTTGTGTTGATGGGCTCTGCGACTCGTTCTTTTGTTTctctggtttgtttttgtttacaatCACTCTTCAGTAATCTGGGATTTTGTTGCCGTGTGAATGTGGGTGTGGACAATGTGGGAGTTCCACTTAaggaaaacaaacccaaactgTAAGTTGTGCAACATTCAAAGAGTGTGAGTGAGAGCGGTGTGTCAGCCTCGGTAGCTTTCAGACCCATCGCTGAATTGGATCCAAAGTTGACTCAGAAGCGTTGGTCATGCTCAGTGTTTTGAGCATCTTGGATCAATCACGCGCTCCAATCGAATGACTAATTGTTCCATAAATAGGTTGAAGTAAAACCATGCTTGCTGATGTACGTGCAGATCTGCAGTGAGAGTGACATAACCAAGCCTGCTATAAAAACGGAGACTGAAAATTCAAGCAGAAGTccaaacaaagaaatgtttttctttctgtcggGAACGTTAAACATTTCATGATAGGTTTTATTTCCCAGATGGAGGTTGGGTTATTCCTGGAGTAATGGCTAGATGAAAATATTTCATAGGCAGGTGCTTTAAATGTTGTCTGGTTATGTGCAGATTCTTTAATTTTGCagtaaaaaaaggagaaaaaagaaaatgaacaatTTGATAGCAAGCCTTCCTCATGCAgctctttctctcctctcttctgATCTCCTCCCACCATCATGTGCCTTGATGTGCTTCACATGTGTGATTTCTGGCTCCACATTGGATTtgaacattttttgttgttgttctttatactcCCTTAAATTGCTCACCTGAGCTGGTCTAAAAGGATCTGTGATTGGCCAGAGTCTCCCATCATGAGTGgatgttttttaaatcagcaaGCCTAAAAGAAGGTACAGGGCTCCAGTTAGCCTTTTCCCTGCTTATGGATTTTCTGTGCATTGATGCCAGAAGACATGTTTTCATACTGCAGCTTCTA contains:
- the pdcd4a gene encoding programmed cell death protein 4a isoform X1 gives rise to the protein MATDMDTAPQADGIFGPGGTVAEANHPYSDDDDALNEVEVNGNWTPQEKALHEARLKAKAKRRLRKSSSRNSTSESFSESGEVAGGDPHSPKGKVNTNDRKSRTGKGRGLPKKGGAGGKGVWGAAGMVYEDEEPDIHDPNYDESSQGDTVYETVVPEIDEKELEKMVNPIVQEYFEHGDTKEVQMLLKELNLGQHKYEFSSLAVSLSLEGKASHRELTSRLLSDLSGKMLSQSEMGRAFDKMLKELPDLILDTPDAPQMLGQFIARAIADHVLPMSFLDCYKGKVDCEHARVALDRAAVLLSMKREMVRLDNVWGVGGGLRPVKHLIKEMNLLLKEYLISGDVSEAEHCLRDLEVPHFHHELVYEAVVMVLESKGDTATHMMMKLLQSFWKTGLITVDQMNRGFQRVYDELPEISLDVPHAHSIMETFVDLCYQESVITKQLRDACPSRGRKRFVSEGDGGMIKN
- the pdcd4a gene encoding programmed cell death protein 4a isoform X2, encoding MSSDIAGIFGPGGTVAEANHPYSDDDDALNEVEVNGNWTPQEKALHEARLKAKAKRRLRKSSSRNSTSESFSESGEVAGGDPHSPKGKVNTNDRKSRTGKGRGLPKKGGAGGKGVWGAAGMVYEDEEPDIHDPNYDESSQGDTVYETVVPEIDEKELEKMVNPIVQEYFEHGDTKEVQMLLKELNLGQHKYEFSSLAVSLSLEGKASHRELTSRLLSDLSGKMLSQSEMGRAFDKMLKELPDLILDTPDAPQMLGQFIARAIADHVLPMSFLDCYKGKVDCEHARVALDRAAVLLSMKREMVRLDNVWGVGGGLRPVKHLIKEMNLLLKEYLISGDVSEAEHCLRDLEVPHFHHELVYEAVVMVLESKGDTATHMMMKLLQSFWKTGLITVDQMNRGFQRVYDELPEISLDVPHAHSIMETFVDLCYQESVITKQLRDACPSRGRKRFVSEGDGGMIKN